In Flavobacteriales bacterium, a single genomic region encodes these proteins:
- a CDS encoding putative DNA binding domain-containing protein, translating to MNPEQLRQILNTGESIEVEFKTSRTDLNKDAFESVCAFLNRNGGHLLLGVKNDGTVEGVQEDRIQTIIDHIITSANNPNKLSPPFYLSAKVIQYQKKQIIHVYVPESSQVHSTAGRIFDRNEDGDLDVTKHTDQVTQLYLRKQNTYSENRVFPYTRLSDFKSGLFKRVRITAQNLSSGYKEHPWVSMTDEELLRSAGLFKHDHQTGKDGYTLAAILLFGKDETIMDVLPHHKTDAILRIENLDRYDDRDDIRTNLIESYDRLMAFIQKHLPDKFYQENEHRSSLRDRLFREVVSNMLIHREFSNAFPAKLIIEKNRVYAENWNRPHGSGAIDPANFSPYPKNPVIARFFKEIGRVDELGSGIRNVNKYTGIYTPGAKPEFLEGDIFKTIIPLISKKSTTQIATQITTRITTLKMPERIIELLKENPSMSRKELAEVLGDITEDGVKYHLDKLKEDGKIERVGGTRGYWKVR from the coding sequence ATGAACCCCGAACAACTCCGGCAGATACTGAACACAGGCGAAAGCATAGAGGTCGAATTCAAAACCTCGCGGACCGACCTGAACAAAGACGCTTTTGAATCCGTTTGCGCTTTCCTCAACCGCAACGGAGGACACCTGCTGCTGGGCGTGAAAAATGACGGTACGGTGGAAGGCGTGCAGGAAGACCGCATACAAACCATCATCGACCACATCATCACAAGCGCCAACAATCCCAATAAGCTCAGTCCGCCCTTTTACCTGTCGGCAAAGGTTATCCAATATCAGAAAAAGCAAATCATCCATGTGTATGTACCGGAAAGTTCCCAGGTACACAGCACCGCCGGAAGGATATTCGACCGCAATGAAGATGGGGATCTTGATGTCACCAAGCACACCGATCAGGTTACGCAACTCTATTTGCGAAAACAAAACACCTATTCGGAAAACAGGGTGTTCCCTTACACCAGGCTTTCCGATTTCAAATCCGGGCTCTTTAAGCGGGTTCGTATCACTGCTCAAAATTTAAGTTCAGGCTATAAGGAACATCCCTGGGTAAGCATGACTGATGAAGAATTACTACGGTCAGCAGGGTTGTTCAAGCACGATCATCAGACCGGAAAGGATGGCTATACGCTGGCTGCCATCCTACTTTTTGGCAAAGATGAAACGATCATGGACGTATTGCCTCATCATAAGACCGATGCGATACTTCGTATAGAAAATCTTGATCGCTACGATGACCGGGATGACATCCGCACCAATCTCATTGAAAGTTATGACCGGCTCATGGCCTTTATCCAGAAACACCTGCCGGATAAGTTCTACCAGGAAAACGAACACAGGAGCAGTTTGCGCGACAGGCTCTTCCGGGAAGTGGTCAGCAACATGCTCATCCACCGGGAATTTTCCAATGCTTTCCCGGCCAAGCTGATCATTGAGAAAAACAGGGTCTATGCCGAAAACTGGAACCGGCCTCACGGTTCGGGGGCCATTGACCCGGCCAATTTCTCACCCTATCCGAAGAATCCGGTGATCGCGCGCTTCTTTAAGGAGATCGGACGGGTGGACGAGCTGGGATCGGGCATACGGAATGTCAATAAATATACCGGAATTTATACACCCGGTGCGAAACCGGAGTTCCTGGAAGGGGACATTTTTAAGACGATCATTCCCCTGATATCAAAAAAGAGTACTACCCAAATCGCTACCCAAATAACTACCCGAATAACTACCCTAAAGATGCCTGAAAGGATCATAGAACTGCTGAAAGAGAATCCGTCCATGAGCAGGAAAGAACTGGCAGAGGTGTTGGGAGACATTACGGAGGATGGGGTAAAATATCATCTTGATAAGTTGAAAGAGGATGGGAAGATCGAACGGGTAGGTGGGACAAGAGGTTATTGGAAGGTGAGATAA